Proteins co-encoded in one Malus sylvestris chromosome 9, drMalSylv7.2, whole genome shotgun sequence genomic window:
- the LOC126582908 gene encoding vascular-related unknown protein 1 produces the protein MEKSCNSSLIKAVPSKETTYSCTEEESGWTAYFEDFSNNNNKRKEEEKQGGAQSFGYTSSLVSDAASGAAWKLASHNNQSNEGSIGVPPNNFPRKLSFKKTRTKKISGDDLEDTASSPVNSPKIGDLRPVDINPRKIDDHHMNMNSLGNEGTTVEHFAEIEQAHGEKSSDCTDLKNKGLCLVPMSWLVNYIG, from the exons ATGGAGAAGTCTTGCAATTCATCGTTGATCAAAGCTGTTCCTTCAAAAGAAACCACATACTCATGCACAGAGGAGGAGAGTGGTTGGACTGCTTACTTTGAAGACTTCTCGAACaacaataataaaagaaaagaagaagaaaaacaaggagGAGCGCAAAGTTTTGGCTACACCTCTTCTTTGGTTTCTGATGCTGCTTCTGGTGCTGCATGGAAATTAGCTTCCCACAACAATCAAAGCAATGAAGGCTCTATTGGGGTCCCACCCAATAATTTTCCCAGGAAATTAAGCTTCAAGAAAACAAGAACCAAAAAGATTTCTGGTGATGATTTGGAGGACACTGCTAGTTCTCCTGTTAATAGTCCCAAG ATTGGTGATTTGAGACCAGTTGATATAAATCCCAGAAAGATAGACGATCATCATATGAATATGAATTCTTTG GGTAATGAGGGGACTACTGTAGAACATTTTGCGGAGATAGAACAGGCCCATGGTGAAAAAAGTAGTGATTGTACGGACTTAAAGAACAAAGGGTTGTGCTTGGTTCCCATGTCCTGGTTGGTGAACTATATTGGTTAA